The following are from one region of the Juglans regia cultivar Chandler chromosome 10, Walnut 2.0, whole genome shotgun sequence genome:
- the LOC108987033 gene encoding protein rough sheath 2 homolog, which produces MKERQRWQPEEDALLRAYVKQYGPKEWNLVSQRMGQTLHRDPKSCLERWKNYLKPGLKKGSLTPEEQSLVVALQAKYGNKWKKIAAEVPGRTPKRLGKWWEVFKEKQLKQQQQNQKKIPVNAAEYSDCTDGSIPVVSSQDKSAQGPYDHILETFAEKYVLQPKFCAFQSLNSNMAPVMPGISVPDPSPVLSLGSATSSSTTSTVLPSWMNMNPSCTTSSSTTSSTPSPSVSLSLSPSETVIEPDSNPTRLFPGQQMPTLIQYCKELEEGRQSWVQHKKEATWRLSRLEQQLESEKARKRREKTEEIEAKIRSLREDEMVFLCRIESEYKEELNALHRDAECKEAKLAESWCSKHTKLAKLVEQIGLVNSSNSHGFTALH; this is translated from the coding sequence ATGAAGGAGCGTCAACGGTGGCAGCCAGAGGAAGACGCACTCCTCCGAGCCTACGTGAAGCAATATGGACCCAAAGAGTGGAACCTCGTCTCCCAGCGCATGGGGCAGACCCTCCACCGAGACCCCAAATCGTGCCTGGAGCGCTGGAAGAACTACCTGAAGCCTGGCCTCAAGAAGGGCTCCCTCACCCCAGAAGAGCAGTCTCTCGTCGTCGCTCTCCAGGCCAAGTACGGCAACAAGTGGAAGAAGATCGCTGCCGAGGTCCCCGGTCGCACTCCCAAGCGTCTCGGTAAGTGGTGGGAGGTCTTCAAGGAAAAGCAGCTTAAACAACAACAGCAGAACCAAAAGAAGATCCCCGTCAACGCCGCCGAATATTCCGATTGTACTGATGGGAGCATTCCGGTAGTGTCGTCCCAGGATAAGTCCGCTCAGGGTCCGTACGACCACATCTTGGAGACCTTTGCGGAGAAGTATGTGCTGCAGCCAAAGTTCTGTGCTTTCCAGTCCCTTAATAGCAATATGGCTCCTGTGATGCCGGGTATTTCGGTGCCTGACCCGAGCCCGGTTTTGTCCCTCGGTTCGGCGACCTCTTCTTCGACGACGTCGACGGTGCTTCCGTCTTGGATGAATATGAACCCTTCCTGTACGACGTCCTCTTCTACCACCTCGTCGACCCCGTCTCCTTCGGTCAgtctctccctttctccttcTGAAACTGTCATCGAGCCGGATTCAAATCCGACACGATTGTTTCCCGGTCAACAGATGCCTACGCTGATCCAGTACTGCAAGGAGCTGGAGGAGGGGAGGCAGAGCTGGGTACAGCACAAGAAAGAGGCGACATGGCGGCTGAGCAGGTTGGAGCAGCAGCTTGAGTCGGAAAAAGCaagaaagaggagagagaaaacggAGGAGATTGAGGCAAAGATAAGATCCTTGAGAGAGGATGAGATGGTGTTTTTGTGTAGGATTGAGAGTGAGTACAAAGAGGAGCTTAATGCTTTGCACAGAGATGCTGAGTGCAAAGAGGCCAAGTTGGCGGAGTCGTGGTGCAGCAAGCATACGAAGCTGGCTAAGCTCGTGGAGCAGATTGGGTTGGTCAATAGCAGTAATAGTCACGGGTTCACAGCACTCCATTAA
- the LOC108987084 gene encoding allene oxide cyclase, chloroplastic-like, translating to MACTSSALRIISSSAKLANPRSKYTSLPTNTLIPIKLSNPSLTDSLKLRSSTTQNPKFSPSRRSFTCKSQIDPSEPSRPAKVQELHVYEFNERDRGSPAYLRLSQKSVNALGDLVPFSNKLYTGDLQKRAGITAGLCILIENKPEKKGDRYEAIYSFYFGDYGHISVQGAYLTYEDTYLAVTGGSGVFEGAYGQVKLHQIVFPFKLFYTFYLKGIKDLPQELIVKPIEPNLGVEPIAPAKACEPHATLPNFTN from the exons ATGGCTTGCACAAGCTCAGCTTTGAGAATCATCTCTTCCTCGGCCAAACTAGCCAACCCAAGATCAAAGTACACCTCTTTGCCCACCAACACACTCATACCCATCAAGCTCTCAAACCCATCTCTCACCGACAGCCTGAAACTCCGATCATCCACTACACAAAACCCCAAATTCTCGCCATCCAGAAGATCATTCACTTGCAAAAGCCAGATCGACCCATCCGAGCCTTCTAGACCCG CCAAAGTCCAGGAACTTCACGTTTACGAGTTCAACGAGCGTGATCGTGGAAGCCCTGCCTACCTACGATTGAGCCAGAAATCGGTCAATGCCCTCGGCGATCTAGTCCCTTTCAGTAACAAG TTATATACTGGAGACCTGCAAAAACGAGCGGGGATCACAGCGGGACTATGCATTTTGATAGAAAACAAGCCGGAAAAGAAAGGCGACCGGTACGAGGCGATATACAGCTTTTACTTCGGGGACTACGGTCACATATCGGTGCAGGGAGCGTATTTGACGTACGAGGATACGTACCTGGCGGTGACAGGCGGATCGGGGGTGTTCGAGGGGGCGTATGGCCAGGTGAAGCTTCACCAGATTGTATTCCCCTTTAAACTCTTCTACACGTTTTACCTCAAGGGCATCAAGGACCTTCCCCAGGAGCTTATTGTCAAGCCCATCGAGCCCAACCTCGGCGTCGAGCCAATCGCTCCGGCCAAGGCCTGCGAGCCCCACGCCACCCTTCCCAACTTTACTAACTGA
- the LOC108987044 gene encoding AP2/ERF and B3 domain-containing transcription factor RAV1-like: MKKSLELSCQEGLVSRAVSNSESIGRFEAESKKLPSSKYKGVVPQPNGRWGAQLYDKHQRVWLGTFDEEEHAAHAYDIAALRFRGNNAITNFKLSLDGNKDVVELYFLNSHSKDEIVDMLRKHSYACELEQTRYNISACTGTRKTTKSNGEFEDTPGSDPFDVARKHLFEKVVTPSDVGKLNRMVIPKQHAEKYFPLPIESAAKGVLLNLEDDARKVWRFRYCYWSSSQSYVLTKGWTRFVKEKNLKAGDRVSFQRSGEPANKLFIGCRPQKGSSLVGMSDQENSSKSVEATRLIRLFGVNILEAPANHVL, encoded by the coding sequence ATGAAAAAGTCCTTGGAGCTTTCATGCCAGGAAGGGCTTGTAAGTAGAGCTGTATCAAACTCAGAAAGTATTGGCCGTTTTGAGGCAGAGTCGAAAAAGTTACCATCTTCCAAATACAAGGGAGTAGTTCCCCAGCCCAACGGCAGATGGGGAGCACAACTATACGACAAACATCAACGCGTGTGGTTGGGAACTTTCGACGAGGAGGAACATGCCGCTCATGCCTATGATATTGCAGCACTAAGGTTCCGTGGCAACAATGCCATCACCAATTTCAAGCTTTCCTTGGATGGGAACAAAGATGTCGTCGAACTTTATTTCCTGAATTCTCATTCCAAGGATGAAATTGTGGACATGCTCCGGAAACATTCTTATGCATGTGAACTCGAGCAAACTAGGTACAACATTTCTGCATGCACTGGCACTAGAAAAACAACTAAAAGTAATGGCGAATTCGAGGACACGCCCGGGTCTGATCCATTTGATGTAGCCAGGAAGCACCTTTTTGAGAAGGTGGTGACGCCAAGTGATGTGGGGAAACTAAACCGCATGGTGATACCAAAACAGCATGCCGAGAAGTATTTTCCATTGCCTATCGAAAGTGCTGCAAAGGGTGTGCTGTTGAATCTGGAAGATGATGCAAGAAAGGTATGGAGGTTTAGATATTGCTACTGGAGCAGTAGCCAAAGCTATGTTTTGACAAAAGGGTGGACCAGATTTGTGAAGGAGAAGAACCTGAAAGCTGGGGATAGAGTTAGCTTTCAACGATCCGGAGAACCTGCGAACAAGTTATTCATAGGATGCAGGCCACAAAAGGGATCGAGTTTGGTGGGAATGTCTGATCaggaaaactcatcaaaatcTGTTGAAGCTACAAGACTTATCAGGTTATTCGGTGTCAATATTTTGGAAGCACCTGCAAATCATGTGTTGTAG